The stretch of DNA GACCTGCTTTCCGATAACAGTAAGAAGCAACAAAAAGCATTTCTGTATCTCCGGGCTGGATAAAAATAAAATCTTCTATATAAGAAATTGCATCTTTATATTCCTTTTGATCTATATACGCCTTGATAATCGCTCTCAATAATTCTGGCTGGTATGTATTTTCTTTTAGGGCAAGTTTTAACTCTGAAATTATAGCCCCACTCTCAGTTAAAGATTTTATTTTTTCTAAAACTTCTTCAGATGAAGATACACTGTCTGTTGGTTCTATATTTTCTTTATAACTCAAACGAATCAAAGAAAAGTCGTCTGTGATTTCACCGGCTTTTTTAATTTCTTCTACTGTTTGTTGTAAATCCCCGTTTGAAGTTTCAATATTTTTTAAAAATAAAGTTTCATTCTCATTGATGATTCTTTCACCATTCTCGTCTGTTCCAAGAAGTAAATCGTCTCTACCGTCAGAGCCGATGTAGATAACGTCTCCTGCTTCAAGTTGAAAGGTACGAATAGAAATTTCTCCCTCCATACCGTGGGTACCGAGTTTACGAAACAACAATTCACTCTCAATAAATTCGGCTTTTTTGTCTCTGTAAAGAACTGTCCACGGGTGCTCTGCGTTTAGATAGTACATAAGCCCAGTTTCTTCATCTACTAAACCTATTACAAGAGAGATCAACATGGAGCCGTTAAAACTTTCGAATATTTTATGAAGTTCGATAAATGTATTTTTAATCCATCTTTCCGGGTGTGTGTCTTGGGCTTGATGAGTGATTCTTGTCCTTTCTATAATAGATTCAAAAACTGCTCCAAGAACTAAAGCACCACCTGCCCCTTGAATCGACTTACCCATTGCGTCTGCATTCACAAAGGCAATGTAATTTTTCTCTTTTAGAATTATATTTTGAGCTGCACTAATATCTCCACCGATCTCTTCGTGTCTATTTCTGAATTCAAACTGCTTTTTCTGCTTTGTGTAAAATTCTAAATGAACATTCTTGCTTTTTGTTTTGTTCGTTCCGAGTGGCTTGAGAAGAAGTGAAGTAAGAAAGTAATCTCCGTCTTGCTGTTGCTTCAATGCTTGCACTTCATCTAAGGTATTCTTCAATTCTTGAGTTCTTTCTTCTACTTTAATCTCAAGAGTTTCGGCATAGTCTTCTAATTTCTCTTTACTGTCTCGAATAGAGCTAACCATACTGTTGAACGATCTGGATAAAAATCCAATTTCATCTTCCACTTTTACTGGAACTTCAACTTCCAAGTCTCCCTCGTTTACTTTTTTTACTCCGGCAAGCAAGGAATCGAGAGGATTGATTAATGCACCGAGAAAGAAAAAACGAAAACCGACTGTAATAAATAATACAAACAGTGTAAGTATGATTACCATTTTTTTACCGGAAACAGTTACAAAACTTCTGTACGCTTTAGTGGAATAACCATACTCTGCCAAAGTATCCTTTTCTTCATCATACACTACAAAAGAAACAAAATGTTTTTCTGAATATGGATTGCCCCTATACACCCTTGTTCCCTCTTCATTCATTGGCAAAATGTACAAAAGAATTTCAGATTTTAGTTTTTCTTCTTCCGAATTTGATTTTTGCAAATGTGTAAGCATGACTTGTTTAAAAGTTTCAAAATCCCCACTTTGAGAATTTAGAAACTTCGTAAGTTGACCTCTGAAATTACGATTCTCCATTTTTTTTATTTTTATTCTTCTGTAATTTAGGAAAGACTCCAAAGAATCCAAAGAATTTTTTAGAGTTAAAAAAATCTTAGCTTCAGGAGAAACAGAAGTAGATTTGTTTTTTAAAAATTCTCGATAGCCTCCAAAATAAGAGTGAGAGTCTGTAATAATAGTTTCTATGTCTGAAAAAGAATTCAGAGATTTCATTTTTTCATATATTCTTGTATTTAGAAACTCAAGTTTTAAAGATTCATTTGCTTCACCGAGTTCTTTTTCAGAAATCTTCTTTTTTAACTCGTCCTTTTTGGGGTCAAAATAAATTGAGTACTCTAAATCTTTTTCTGATTTAGTGTTTTGACTATAAAATAACTTTGAGAGATTTGCGTGAGACTTGCTATAAAACTCTTCTCTATCTTGAAGTGAGTAAAAACTAATAGATAAAAATGCAAGAAGAAGAGTTACAATGCTAATCCCGATAATCTTTACCATAAAACTTGTTTTATCTTTTGTAGTATTTATATACGTTACTACAATTATAAACCCACCGATTACGGAAGTTAAATCCCAAATTGTATGGTAAGTTGACCTCTCTAACGCACCTTCTCTACTAAGAGAGTTAGCTACAGCAGACGAGCCTACAATAATAAAAATAGAAATCATGATAGCAAAGACCGCCCATCTCTCCCATGTCTTAGTCACTATTGTTCTCCAAATTCCAATCCCTATCATCACAAATGTATTGAGTAAAATAAAAAGCCCAGAAATTTTATTTGCAGATTCTGCTTCAAAATCGTAATAAAAACCAGAAAAATTATAAGTTATCTTTGACTGTAATGTTTGTACTATAAAAAAAATCAGCATGACAATAGATAACAACCCTTGCCCAAGTCCAAAAATTCTAGAAAATCGTAAATTTCTAGGATCAGGAAAATAAAAGAAAAACTTACAAATTGCAAAAATTCCGAATAAGGTTCCCCCAACTGTCACATATCTGTGATAAGCACCCAAAGGAGAGTAATAGCTGGAAGCAACAAAATAAGCAAGCCCCATAATACCTAGAGAAAATACAAACGCCATGCCCATATAAAAACTCGCCTTAGAGCGATTTGGAATGGTTAAAAAGAATAAACCAATCAATAAAAAAT from Leptospiraceae bacterium encodes:
- a CDS encoding SpoIIE family protein phosphatase produces the protein MDFFDRFYFNFFSVGSLIPFFYFLLIGLFFLTIPNRSKASFYMGMAFVFSLGIMGLAYFVASSYYSPLGAYHRYVTVGGTLFGIFAICKFFFYFPDPRNLRFSRIFGLGQGLLSIVMLIFFIVQTLQSKITYNFSGFYYDFEAESANKISGLFILLNTFVMIGIGIWRTIVTKTWERWAVFAIMISIFIIVGSSAVANSLSREGALERSTYHTIWDLTSVIGGFIIVVTYINTTKDKTSFMVKIIGISIVTLLLAFLSISFYSLQDREEFYSKSHANLSKLFYSQNTKSEKDLEYSIYFDPKKDELKKKISEKELGEANESLKLEFLNTRIYEKMKSLNSFSDIETIITDSHSYFGGYREFLKNKSTSVSPEAKIFLTLKNSLDSLESFLNYRRIKIKKMENRNFRGQLTKFLNSQSGDFETFKQVMLTHLQKSNSEEEKLKSEILLYILPMNEEGTRVYRGNPYSEKHFVSFVVYDEEKDTLAEYGYSTKAYRSFVTVSGKKMVIILTLFVLFITVGFRFFFLGALINPLDSLLAGVKKVNEGDLEVEVPVKVEDEIGFLSRSFNSMVSSIRDSKEKLEDYAETLEIKVEERTQELKNTLDEVQALKQQQDGDYFLTSLLLKPLGTNKTKSKNVHLEFYTKQKKQFEFRNRHEEIGGDISAAQNIILKEKNYIAFVNADAMGKSIQGAGGALVLGAVFESIIERTRITHQAQDTHPERWIKNTFIELHKIFESFNGSMLISLVIGLVDEETGLMYYLNAEHPWTVLYRDKKAEFIESELLFRKLGTHGMEGEISIRTFQLEAGDVIYIGSDGRDDLLLGTDENGERIINENETLFLKNIETSNGDLQQTVEEIKKAGEITDDFSLIRLSYKENIEPTDSVSSSEEVLEKIKSLTESGAIISELKLALKENTYQPELLRAIIKAYIDQKEYKDAISYIEDFIFIQPGDTEMLFVASYCYRKAGLHSKSVDYGERVRLRDPEKIKNLVHLAETYSIIKQYTRAEKILESALAKDPLNARGLKLKEILKEKASI